A stretch of the Bacillota bacterium genome encodes the following:
- a CDS encoding recombinase family protein: MPVSRQEFPWYTHMAMAYGIALRSVTEPIDMATPMGQTIFAALAGMAAQERLAIIQRTLAGKKEKAKKGGLAGGPAPLGYVRDKEDGLQLVPWDGENYVLAEGKQEAIVPKAERAGQEVLCGLDSSLGNVLGKPLQRPWPEV, translated from the coding sequence ATGCCGGTATCGCGCCAGGAGTTTCCATGGTATACGCATATGGCTATGGCATATGGTATAGCCTTGCGTTCAGTCACCGAACCAATTGATATGGCTACACCCATGGGGCAAACAATATTCGCCGCCCTCGCAGGTATGGCCGCACAAGAAAGGCTCGCCATCATACAGCGCACCCTTGCTGGCAAAAAGGAGAAAGCCAAGAAAGGTGGTCTTGCTGGAGGGCCAGCTCCACTGGGTTACGTCAGGGATAAGGAAGACGGGCTACAGTTAGTCCCTTGGGATGGTGAGAATTACGTCCTTGCGGAGGGCAAACAAGAGGCCATCGTCCCAAAAGCGGAAAGGGCAGGGCAAGAGGTTTTATGCGGGTTGGACAGCTCGCTAGGGAACGTACTCGGAAAACCACTTCAACGACCATGGCCTGAGGTGTAG